The following proteins come from a genomic window of Pseudomonadota bacterium:
- a CDS encoding prepilin-type N-terminal cleavage/methylation domain-containing protein, producing MRRHLSQRGFTLLELVITLMILALLGAAAGYGLTGGALAFSSNADNLRTLGKLRYASERVARELREIRRSSANPAIFDITAMSGTALAFTKRDGTGVTLGIAAPLLTLAYTTPAGTYTLSDQVGSASFAYYRADGTTAATGSSDVAFVEFNLALVQDGDSYPQRTRVALRNRQ from the coding sequence ATGCGGCGCCACCTCAGCCAGCGGGGCTTCACCTTGCTCGAATTGGTCATCACCCTGATGATCCTGGCCCTGCTCGGCGCGGCGGCCGGTTACGGCCTGACCGGCGGCGCGCTGGCGTTCTCCAGCAATGCCGACAACCTGCGCACGCTCGGCAAGCTGCGATATGCCAGCGAACGCGTGGCGCGCGAGCTGCGGGAGATCCGACGCAGCAGCGCAAATCCGGCAATCTTCGACATCACGGCCATGTCCGGCACCGCCCTGGCCTTCACCAAACGCGACGGCACCGGTGTCACCCTGGGTATCGCCGCGCCACTGCTTACCCTCGCCTACACCACCCCGGCCGGAACCTATACCCTGTCCGACCAGGTCGGCAGTGCAAGCTTCGCCTATTACCGGGCCGACGGGACCACGGCAGCCACCGGCAGCAGCGACGTCGCGTTCGTGGAATTCAACCTGGCGTTGGTCCAGGACGGCGACAGCTACCCGCAGCGCACGCGCGTCGCATTGAGGAACCGGCAGTGA
- a CDS encoding GspE/PulE family protein, with the protein MAANMQRVKVRLGDLLVEKKLISEHQLQSALAEQQKSGRKLGRVLIDHGYVDEEAMLKILSTQIGIPYIDLSTFELSPHLVQRLPETEARRYRALILKETANGLLVAMGDPTDIFNYDALVKALKCPVELAAVKEADLLAGIDRMYSGNDQLQSLASEVGRDVSDSTFDLDRLIAASSKSDAPVVRLIQSIFDSAVKAHASDIHIEPDEQVLRIRRRIDGILHEQIVDEKNITAAMVSRLKLMANADISERRLPQDGRFSITVKDRQIDVRLSTIPTQHGEGVVMRLLDHSNSISRLDDLGMPDTLLATFTRIIHKPHGLILVTGPTGSGKTTTLYSALHELNTPQRKIITIEDPVEYRMARVNQVQVNSKVGLDFARVLRTALRLDPDILLLGEIRDHETGEIALRASLTGHLVLSTLHTNDAVSSAIRLLDMGLEGYLLASSVQAILAQRLIRRICRHCRTPATLDANEQAWLHDQAGNSLDTHEFQHGSGCNNCNHTGFSGRIGVYELLVMTPALAEALRSADQNAFVQAAGTQPGYRPLVSNALDYARHGITTIGEVMRLCGWTD; encoded by the coding sequence ATGGCAGCGAACATGCAGCGCGTGAAGGTGAGGCTCGGCGACCTGCTGGTCGAGAAGAAACTGATATCCGAGCACCAGCTGCAATCCGCGCTGGCGGAACAGCAGAAGAGCGGCCGCAAGCTCGGCCGCGTGCTGATCGACCATGGCTATGTCGACGAGGAGGCGATGCTGAAGATCCTGTCGACACAGATCGGCATCCCCTACATTGACCTGTCGACCTTCGAGCTCAGCCCGCACCTGGTGCAGCGCCTGCCGGAAACCGAAGCGCGTCGCTATCGCGCCCTGATTCTCAAGGAAACCGCCAATGGCCTGCTGGTGGCTATGGGCGACCCGACCGACATCTTCAACTACGACGCCCTGGTCAAGGCGCTCAAGTGCCCGGTCGAACTCGCGGCGGTCAAGGAAGCCGACCTCCTGGCGGGGATCGACCGGATGTACAGCGGTAACGACCAGCTGCAGTCGCTGGCCAGCGAGGTCGGACGCGACGTGTCCGATAGCACCTTCGACCTCGACCGGCTGATCGCCGCCAGCAGCAAGAGCGATGCGCCGGTGGTACGCCTGATCCAGTCGATATTCGACAGCGCCGTAAAGGCGCATGCGTCGGACATCCACATCGAACCGGACGAGCAGGTGCTGCGCATCCGGCGCCGGATCGACGGCATCCTGCACGAACAGATCGTCGACGAGAAGAACATCACGGCCGCCATGGTTTCGCGCCTCAAGCTGATGGCCAATGCCGACATCTCGGAGCGCCGCCTGCCCCAGGACGGCCGCTTCTCGATCACCGTCAAAGACCGGCAGATCGACGTGCGCCTGTCGACCATCCCGACCCAGCACGGCGAAGGCGTGGTGATGCGACTGCTCGATCACAGCAATTCCATCAGCCGCCTCGACGACCTGGGCATGCCGGATACGCTGCTCGCCACCTTCACGCGGATCATCCACAAGCCGCACGGACTCATCCTGGTCACCGGGCCGACCGGCAGCGGCAAGACCACCACGCTGTACAGCGCCCTGCATGAACTGAATACCCCGCAACGCAAGATCATCACCATCGAGGATCCGGTCGAGTACCGCATGGCGCGCGTCAACCAGGTTCAGGTCAACAGCAAGGTCGGACTCGATTTCGCGCGGGTGCTGCGCACCGCGCTGCGCCTGGATCCCGATATCCTGCTGCTGGGCGAGATCCGCGACCACGAGACCGGGGAGATCGCCCTGCGCGCCTCGCTGACCGGTCACCTGGTGCTGTCGACCCTGCATACCAACGACGCCGTCAGCAGCGCCATCCGCCTGCTGGACATGGGCCTGGAAGGCTATCTGCTGGCCTCATCCGTGCAGGCCATTCTGGCCCAGCGCCTGATCCGCCGGATCTGCCGGCACTGCCGGACCCCGGCCACACTGGATGCCAACGAACAGGCATGGCTGCACGACCAGGCCGGCAACAGCCTGGATACGCACGAGTTCCAGCACGGCAGCGGCTGCAACAACTGCAACCACACCGGTTTCAGCGGGCGCATCGGCGTCTACGAGCTCCTGGTGATGACGCCGGCACTCGCCGAGGCGCTGCGCAGCGCGGACCAGAACGCGTTCGTGCAGGCGGCCGGCACGCAGCCCGGCTACCGGCCGCTGGTCAGCAACGCGCTGGATTATGCGCGGCACGGCATCACCACCATCGGCGAAGTCATGCGCCTGTGCGGGTGGACCGACTGA
- a CDS encoding type II secretion system F family protein translates to MPLFSYKARGVHGDAIEGTIDAGTPDLAAARLIESGLTPVEVNPFVEKLSLGSNLETLFSPPVRNADLIQFSRQMYSMLRAGVPIFRAVSGLASTTGNRSLAQTLHRVAADLETGHPLSDAFAHHPRVFSLFYVSLVRVGETSGKLTEIFQQLAFYLDREKTTRARIKSALRYPTFVISAILIALGVISIWVIPAFSSLFSRFGAELPLPTRILMLVSEFMVAYWPYLLLLLALLTGGARYYIGTADGRYRWDKFKLHLPLVGRVIYQATLARFSHLFAMAMNAGVPLMTALTVVAQALNNNYLEERILGMRGGIEHGKALSLTATNSGVFDPLVLQMLAVGEESGTISELLTEVADYYEREVDYATERLSSAIEPILTVVIGGLVLVMAMGIFLPMWNLASVALH, encoded by the coding sequence ATGCCCTTGTTCAGCTACAAGGCACGTGGCGTGCACGGCGACGCGATCGAGGGCACCATCGATGCCGGCACACCCGACCTGGCCGCCGCGCGCCTGATCGAGAGCGGCCTGACGCCGGTCGAGGTAAATCCCTTCGTAGAGAAGCTCTCGCTGGGCAGCAACCTGGAGACCCTGTTCAGCCCACCGGTGCGGAACGCGGACCTGATCCAGTTCAGCCGCCAGATGTACAGCATGCTGCGCGCCGGCGTGCCGATCTTCCGCGCGGTCTCCGGCCTGGCGAGCACGACGGGTAACCGCTCGCTGGCGCAGACCCTGCACCGCGTCGCAGCCGACCTGGAGACGGGACATCCGCTCTCGGACGCGTTCGCACACCATCCGCGCGTATTTTCCCTGTTCTATGTCAGCCTGGTCCGCGTCGGCGAGACCAGCGGCAAGCTGACGGAAATCTTCCAGCAGTTGGCCTTCTACCTGGACCGGGAGAAGACCACGCGCGCCCGGATCAAGTCCGCGCTGCGTTACCCGACCTTCGTGATCAGCGCGATCCTCATCGCGCTGGGGGTGATCAGCATCTGGGTCATTCCGGCCTTCAGCAGCTTGTTCAGCCGTTTCGGCGCCGAGCTGCCGCTGCCGACCCGGATCCTCATGCTCGTCTCGGAATTCATGGTGGCCTACTGGCCCTACCTGCTCCTGCTGTTGGCGTTGCTCACGGGGGGAGCCCGATATTACATCGGTACCGCCGACGGACGTTACCGCTGGGACAAATTCAAGCTGCACCTGCCACTGGTCGGCCGGGTGATCTACCAGGCCACGCTGGCACGCTTCAGTCACCTGTTCGCCATGGCAATGAATGCCGGCGTGCCGCTGATGACTGCCCTGACCGTGGTGGCCCAGGCATTGAACAACAACTATCTGGAGGAACGCATCCTCGGTATGCGCGGCGGCATCGAGCACGGCAAGGCGCTGAGTCTCACCGCCACCAACAGCGGCGTCTTCGATCCGCTGGTGCTGCAGATGCTCGCCGTGGGCGAGGAGTCCGGCACCATCAGCGAGCTGTTGACGGAGGTCGCGGATTATTACGAGCGTGAGGTGGACTACGCCACCGAGCGGTTGAGTTCGGCCATCGAACCGATCCTCACCGTGGTCATCGGCGGCCTGGTACTGGTCATGGCGATGGGCATCTTCCTCCCCATGTGGAATCTGGCCTCGGTTGCGCTGCACTGA
- the mshL gene encoding pilus (MSHA type) biogenesis protein MshL: MPDIKRLHRQVIHGLIAALLAACSTAPAFRPDNMAPVTQALESQNAAATTPAPPPEVAAALLPPPAGDLAGLVADLEPRFDISVKAAPAAEFFMSLVKGTNLNMVVHPDVGGKISISLRDVTLEEVLATVRDVYGYRYRRLGNTFQVYPASMRTQVFTVNYLDVVRDSSSRTSVSSGQVGKAGADGQAPVPADNATTGSAGGKTSDVSGSVVRTDSASDFWQDLKDSLNLIIGTEDGRKVVVHPQSGVIVVHAMPDELRDVEDYLSTIESAAHRLVILEAKVVEVTLNDHFQAGINWNALIEFGEDKSILLGHSGGGSVFDTGVSSLAGSTVPLVRGTRVTGFDTTAFGGIFTIDANLNDFNALIELLKTQGDVQVLSSPRISTVNNQKAVIKVGQDEYFVTDVATDTDTTGTGVINQSVDVTLTPFFSGVALDVLPQIDADENVILHIHPAISEVMEKTKNIKVSTTNDLSIPLALSTIRESDTVVRARSGQVVVLGGLMRNALRDEEARTPLLGDMPVVGNMFRHQREVASKSELVILLRPLVIGDGEQWNGQLRDTAERFRNLRSMNGSAR, translated from the coding sequence ATGCCTGATATCAAACGACTGCATCGCCAGGTGATCCATGGACTGATCGCCGCCCTGCTGGCTGCGTGCTCTACCGCACCGGCCTTCCGGCCCGACAACATGGCGCCGGTGACGCAGGCACTGGAGTCGCAAAACGCCGCGGCGACGACACCCGCTCCGCCGCCCGAGGTGGCCGCCGCGCTGCTGCCGCCGCCGGCCGGCGATCTGGCCGGGCTCGTGGCGGACCTGGAGCCGCGCTTCGACATATCGGTCAAGGCCGCGCCGGCGGCGGAATTTTTCATGAGCCTGGTCAAGGGCACGAACCTGAACATGGTGGTACATCCCGACGTCGGCGGCAAGATCTCCATCAGCCTGCGCGACGTAACCCTGGAGGAAGTGCTGGCCACGGTGCGTGACGTCTACGGTTACCGCTACCGGCGCCTGGGCAACACCTTCCAGGTCTATCCGGCCAGCATGCGTACACAGGTATTCACCGTGAACTATCTCGACGTGGTGCGCGACAGCAGCTCGCGCACCAGTGTCAGCTCAGGCCAGGTCGGCAAGGCCGGCGCCGATGGCCAGGCGCCCGTCCCTGCCGACAACGCGACGACGGGCAGCGCCGGCGGCAAGACCTCCGATGTCTCCGGCAGCGTGGTCAGGACGGATTCCGCATCCGACTTCTGGCAGGATCTGAAGGACTCGCTCAACCTCATCATCGGTACCGAGGACGGCCGCAAGGTCGTCGTGCACCCGCAATCCGGTGTCATCGTCGTGCACGCCATGCCGGACGAGCTGCGCGACGTGGAGGACTACCTGAGCACCATCGAGAGCGCCGCCCACCGCCTGGTGATCCTGGAAGCCAAGGTCGTCGAGGTGACGCTGAACGACCACTTCCAGGCCGGCATCAACTGGAATGCGCTCATCGAGTTCGGCGAGGACAAGTCGATCCTGCTCGGCCATTCCGGTGGCGGCTCGGTGTTCGATACCGGCGTCTCGTCGCTGGCCGGGAGTACCGTGCCGCTCGTGCGCGGCACCCGGGTCACCGGCTTTGACACCACGGCCTTCGGCGGCATCTTCACCATCGATGCCAACCTGAATGACTTCAACGCACTGATCGAGCTGCTCAAGACCCAGGGTGACGTGCAGGTGCTGTCCAGCCCGCGCATCTCGACGGTGAACAACCAGAAGGCCGTGATCAAGGTCGGGCAGGACGAATACTTCGTCACCGACGTCGCGACCGACACCGACACCACCGGTACCGGCGTCATCAACCAGAGCGTGGATGTCACGCTGACGCCGTTCTTCTCCGGCGTCGCGCTGGACGTGCTGCCACAGATCGATGCGGACGAAAACGTCATCCTGCATATCCATCCGGCGATCAGCGAGGTGATGGAAAAGACCAAGAACATCAAGGTCTCCACCACCAACGACCTGTCCATCCCGCTGGCACTCAGCACGATCCGCGAGTCCGATACGGTGGTGCGGGCGCGCAGCGGCCAGGTGGTGGTGCTGGGCGGCCTGATGCGCAACGCGCTGCGCGACGAGGAGGCCCGCACGCCGCTGCTCGGCGACATGCCGGTGGTGGGCAACATGTTCCGCCATCAGCGCGAGGTCGCCAGCAAGAGCGAGCTGGTCATCCTGCTGCGCCCGCTGGTGATCGGCGACGGGGAGCAGTGGAACGGGCAGCTGCGCGATACCGCGGAGCGTTTCCGCAATCTCAGAAGCATGAACGGCAGCGCGCGCTGA
- a CDS encoding AAA family ATPase has product MYLEHFGLEQQPFTITPDTEFFLDHGRHKEALNVIEYALFSGEGFIKVTGEVGTGKTLLCRKLLNSLGDGFVTAYIPNPFINPISLRMALASELGVDYPRNIGQPRLLELINERLMQLHAGGRQVVLLLDEAQALPDDSMEALRLLSNLETEKAKLLQVVLFGQPELDQRLEQEHLRQLRQRILFSYRLQPLTRAELGVYIQHRLLVAGYRNGQLFTPRALQRLQRDSRGIPRLVNVLAHKAMLCAFGRGDRVIDAAHIRRASADTDDIRPRRHRLALASSLFGVLTLTGAGFYLAWH; this is encoded by the coding sequence ATGTACCTCGAGCATTTCGGACTGGAACAGCAGCCGTTCACGATCACGCCGGATACGGAGTTCTTCCTCGACCATGGCCGCCACAAGGAGGCGCTCAACGTGATCGAGTACGCCCTGTTCTCCGGCGAGGGCTTCATCAAGGTCACCGGCGAGGTCGGCACCGGCAAGACCCTGTTGTGCCGGAAACTGCTGAACTCGCTCGGCGACGGCTTCGTCACTGCTTATATACCCAATCCGTTCATCAATCCCATTTCCCTGCGCATGGCGCTGGCGAGCGAGCTGGGCGTCGATTATCCCCGCAATATCGGCCAGCCACGTCTGCTGGAACTCATCAACGAGCGGCTGATGCAGCTGCATGCCGGCGGCCGGCAGGTCGTGCTGCTGCTGGACGAGGCCCAGGCCCTGCCCGATGACAGCATGGAAGCGCTGCGCCTGCTGTCCAATCTGGAAACCGAAAAGGCCAAGCTGCTGCAGGTTGTGCTGTTCGGGCAACCGGAACTGGATCAACGCCTCGAGCAGGAGCACCTGCGCCAGTTGCGCCAGCGCATCCTGTTCAGCTATCGCCTGCAACCGCTGACACGCGCGGAACTCGGCGTCTATATTCAGCACCGGCTGCTGGTGGCCGGTTATCGCAACGGCCAGCTGTTCACGCCCCGTGCGCTGCAGCGGCTGCAGCGTGACAGCCGCGGCATCCCCCGCCTGGTCAATGTGCTCGCCCACAAGGCCATGCTCTGCGCCTTCGGCCGCGGTGACCGCGTGATCGATGCCGCGCATATTCGCCGGGCGTCTGCAGACACGGACGACATCCGGCCGCGCCGGCATCGCCTCGCGCTGGCCTCGAGCCTGTTCGGCGTGCTGACCCTGACCGGTGCCGGGTTCTACCTGGCCTGGCATTGA
- a CDS encoding type II secretion system protein has product MNKARGFTLIELVIVIAILGVLAAIAIPKFVDLSSDAETAAKRGMSGAVKSSHAIAIADLKRFPTVTELATYVNGEGIAAAAGGVQVAIDGTNYTVPTYTDAACNTATTAVGNTVQCVGSIP; this is encoded by the coding sequence ATGAACAAGGCAAGAGGCTTTACCCTGATCGAACTGGTGATCGTCATCGCCATCCTGGGCGTGCTCGCCGCGATCGCCATACCCAAGTTCGTCGATCTTTCGAGCGACGCCGAGACGGCCGCAAAGCGCGGCATGAGCGGCGCCGTCAAGAGTTCGCATGCCATCGCCATCGCCGACCTGAAGCGCTTTCCGACCGTGACCGAGCTGGCCACCTACGTCAACGGCGAGGGCATCGCCGCGGCGGCTGGTGGCGTCCAGGTTGCCATCGACGGCACCAACTACACGGTCCCCACCTATACCGATGCCGCCTGCAATACGGCAACGACCGCCGTCGGCAACACGGTCCAGTGCGTGGGCAGTATTCCGTAG
- a CDS encoding type II secretion system protein, translated as MTRSSPTARIRGFTLLELVIVLVILGTLAAFAVPRFAPADNTLAAQADRLARDLRHAQALAMNQGRTLILDVQSATAYRVTAAGSTITDPATQQPYTVALDNGVTLTGSATGFDSLGRPVGAGSLLAAARVFTLSGSSRSAVVTLSPVTGFVTVSP; from the coding sequence ATGACGCGATCGTCACCCACAGCACGGATACGGGGCTTCACCCTGCTGGAACTGGTCATCGTGCTGGTGATCCTCGGCACGCTGGCCGCATTCGCGGTCCCGCGCTTCGCCCCGGCTGACAACACGCTGGCGGCCCAGGCCGACCGGCTGGCACGCGATTTGCGCCACGCCCAGGCACTGGCGATGAACCAGGGCCGCACGCTGATACTCGACGTGCAATCCGCCACCGCCTACCGCGTCACCGCCGCCGGCAGCACCATCACCGATCCGGCCACCCAGCAACCCTACACCGTCGCGCTGGACAACGGCGTCACCCTCACCGGCAGCGCTACCGGCTTCGACAGCCTGGGGCGGCCGGTCGGCGCCGGCAGCCTGCTCGCCGCGGCCCGCGTATTCACCCTGAGCGGCAGTTCGCGCAGCGCGGTGGTAACGCTGAGCCCGGTCACCGGCTTCGTCACGGTGTCGCCATGA
- a CDS encoding type II secretion system protein, with amino-acid sequence MTHARQSGFTLLELIMVIVIVVLASVPILGQFTQVAGSTLSDAEIQTATQLAQERAEQILARRRDQGYSAVAVGTTNDVLTGNFSAYSRTVTVTEPPAGGGCPVGATCKGVAVRVNRGASNRAAIAFVLVNY; translated from the coding sequence ATGACACACGCGCGGCAATCCGGTTTCACCCTGCTCGAACTGATCATGGTGATCGTCATCGTGGTGCTGGCGTCGGTGCCGATACTCGGGCAGTTCACCCAAGTCGCCGGCAGCACGCTCAGCGACGCGGAGATCCAGACCGCCACGCAGCTGGCGCAGGAGCGTGCGGAGCAGATCCTGGCCCGGCGCCGCGACCAGGGTTATTCCGCCGTCGCCGTCGGCACGACCAACGACGTGCTGACCGGCAATTTCAGCGCCTATTCCCGCACCGTCACGGTGACGGAGCCGCCGGCCGGCGGCGGCTGCCCGGTCGGCGCCACCTGCAAGGGTGTAGCGGTGCGCGTCAACCGCGGCGCGAGCAATCGTGCCGCGATCGCCTTCGTGCTGGTGAACTACTGA